The following coding sequences are from one Gossypium raimondii isolate GPD5lz chromosome 4, ASM2569854v1, whole genome shotgun sequence window:
- the LOC105780309 gene encoding chalcone isomerase-like protein 2 has protein sequence MTTEMVMVDEVPFPPQITTTKPLSLLGHGITDIEIHFLQIKFTAIGVYLEPEVVGHLQQWKGKPGNVLAEDDNFFEALINAPVEKFLRVVVIKEIKGSQYGVQLESAVRDRLAADDKYEEEEEEALEKVVEFFQSKYFKKDSVITYHFPANSATAEIAFTTEGKEEAKIKVENANVVEMIKKWYLGGTRGVSATTISSLANTLSAELCK, from the exons TGACTACTGAAATGGTAATGGTTGATGAAGTCCCTTTTCCTCCACAAATCACAACTACCAAGCCACTATCTCTTTTGGGTCATG GAATTACCGACATTGAGATTCACTTTTTGCAAATCAAGTTCACAGCAATTGGGGTTTACCTTGAACCTGAAGTTGTAGGGCATTTACAACAATGGAAGGGTAAGCCTGGGAACGTGCTAGCTGAAGATGATAACTTCTTCGAGGCTCTTATTAATG CTCCAGTGGAGAAGTTTCTGAGAGTTGTGGTGATTAAGGAGATCAAAGGTTCCCAATATGGAGTGCAGCTAGAGAGTGCTGTGAGGGACCGATTGGCAGCTGACGACAAATAcgaagaggaagaggaagaagccTTGGAAAAAGTTGTTGAATTCTTCCAGTCTAAATATTTCAAGAAGGATTCAGTCATCACTTACCATTTTCCAGCAAATTCAGCCACTGCTGAG ATTGCATTCACGACGGAGGGAAAGGAGGAAGCAAAAATCAAAGTAGAGAATGCGAATGTGGTCGAGATGATCAAGAAATGGTACTTAGGAGGAACAAGGGGAGTGTCTGCAACTACCATTTCCTCCTTAGCTAATACCCTCTCCGCTGAGCTTTGCAAATGA